One Brevibacillus choshinensis genomic window carries:
- a CDS encoding DUF169 domain-containing protein: MNAKELSEAIQSYVRTETFPVGVKLVKEEADLPRKAKRPTRDLGYQITICQAVGFSRRYGWSIAMNGADLSCPIAQVAFGYEEQLPFYSEGNLACGMYTDTLETGAKSEQDVPKLTQEESGYYVSFPLERAEVDPDVVVIYGNSAQVMRLVAGMLYKRGGSIPSTFSSRADCADIAIKPLQTGEPQVIVPCYGDRLFAQTQDHEMAFSFHFRDAAELVEGLAGTQKGGIRYPIPSFLRYQAEFPPTYQKLAGMFGESKDKELSS; the protein is encoded by the coding sequence ATGAATGCAAAAGAACTGAGTGAGGCCATTCAATCCTATGTAAGAACGGAGACCTTTCCCGTCGGCGTGAAATTGGTGAAAGAGGAAGCCGATTTGCCTCGAAAGGCAAAACGCCCCACCCGAGATTTGGGCTACCAAATTACAATCTGTCAGGCAGTTGGCTTTTCCCGCCGATACGGCTGGAGCATCGCCATGAACGGAGCGGATCTTTCCTGTCCCATCGCCCAGGTGGCATTTGGATACGAGGAACAGCTTCCTTTCTACTCGGAAGGAAATCTGGCCTGCGGGATGTATACCGACACGCTGGAGACAGGGGCAAAGAGCGAACAGGACGTTCCCAAGCTTACGCAGGAGGAGAGCGGCTATTACGTGTCGTTTCCGTTGGAGCGGGCAGAGGTGGACCCTGATGTTGTCGTCATCTACGGAAATTCGGCTCAGGTCATGAGGCTGGTTGCCGGGATGCTGTACAAGAGAGGCGGATCGATTCCGTCCACCTTCTCCAGTAGGGCAGACTGTGCGGACATCGCGATCAAGCCCCTGCAAACAGGCGAGCCGCAAGTCATCGTGCCCTGTTATGGCGATAGGCTGTTCGCGCAGACACAGGACCATGAGATGGCTTTTAGCTTCCATTTCCGCGATGCGGCAGAGCTCGTCGAAGGGCTGGCCGGCACACAAAAAGGCGGCATACGCTATCCGATTCCGTCCTTCCTCCGTTATCAGGCTGAGTTTCCCCCTACGTATCAAAAGCTGGCGGGAATGTTCGGTGAATCAAAGGATAAGGAATTGTCCTCGTAG
- a CDS encoding aminopeptidase: MADPRINELASRLVRYSLNLQKGEKVLIENTGLQPELVRALVRESFAVGALPLVTLKDQEVNRALYQGTSEEHMALMAKFEYDRMKDMDAYIAVRAYDNINEYADVPEDKMGIYSRVLYQPVHTNERVPNKRWVVLRYPNKSMAQLSSMSLEGFEDFYFSVCNLDYAKMSNAMTPLKELMERTDRVRIVGPKTDLRFSIKGISAIKCDGKRNIPDGEVYTAPVRDSVEGTIFYNAATNYNGISFTDVQFTFKEGKIVEATSSNTKALNDILDTDEGARYIGEFAIGFNPHILHPMLDILFDEKIAGSFHFTPGNAYTVADNGNRSSVHWDLVQIQRPEYGGGEIWFDDVLIRKDGRFVLPELEGLNPENLV; encoded by the coding sequence ATGGCAGATCCACGGATTAATGAACTCGCAAGCCGTCTTGTCCGCTACTCGCTCAATCTGCAAAAAGGGGAAAAGGTTCTGATCGAAAACACGGGACTGCAGCCTGAACTGGTTCGCGCACTGGTACGCGAGTCCTTTGCGGTCGGTGCCCTGCCACTGGTCACGCTGAAGGATCAGGAAGTGAACCGCGCCCTGTACCAAGGCACTAGCGAAGAGCATATGGCATTGATGGCCAAATTTGAATACGATCGGATGAAAGACATGGACGCGTACATCGCCGTGCGCGCCTATGACAACATCAATGAATACGCAGATGTGCCTGAGGACAAAATGGGCATCTACTCCCGCGTCCTGTACCAGCCTGTACATACAAACGAGCGTGTACCGAACAAGCGCTGGGTCGTTCTGCGCTATCCAAACAAGTCGATGGCACAGCTGTCGAGCATGAGCTTGGAGGGCTTTGAGGATTTCTACTTCTCCGTGTGCAACCTGGACTATGCGAAAATGTCCAATGCCATGACTCCGCTCAAGGAACTGATGGAGCGCACCGATCGCGTACGCATCGTCGGGCCGAAAACCGACCTGCGCTTTTCGATCAAAGGCATCAGCGCCATCAAGTGCGACGGCAAACGCAACATTCCGGACGGCGAAGTCTACACGGCACCTGTCCGTGACTCCGTAGAAGGAACCATCTTTTACAATGCAGCAACCAACTACAACGGCATTTCCTTCACCGATGTCCAGTTTACGTTTAAAGAAGGAAAAATCGTCGAAGCCACCAGCTCCAATACCAAGGCGCTGAACGACATTCTCGACACAGACGAAGGAGCTCGCTACATCGGGGAATTCGCGATCGGCTTCAACCCGCACATCCTGCACCCGATGCTCGACATCCTGTTCGATGAGAAAATCGCAGGCAGCTTCCACTTCACGCCGGGTAATGCCTACACCGTAGCCGACAACGGCAACCGTTCTTCCGTTCACTGGGATCTGGTGCAAATCCAGCGTCCTGAGTACGGCGGCGGTGAAATCTGGTTTGACGACGTGTTGATCCGCAAAGACGGCCGTTTCGTATTGCCAGAGCTGGAAGGCTTGAATCCGGAGAATCTGGTGTAA
- a CDS encoding iron-containing alcohol dehydrogenase → MFPFEVSFPTHIYFGVGELNRLGQAAKTLGKKALLVTGGNAAKRTGLLDRVQSLLQEAEVDSILFDKIEPNPRTVTVDAGAALARLHACDFVLAVGGGSVMDASKAIAAAAKSGRAIYDYMRGNPSGTGKELVPVQEALPLLTVPTVAATGSEANNISVLTHWDTHEKSSINGPALYPKMAILDPSATYTVPARVTAEACADIFSHLFESYLISAEGTHVQDGISETLIRLVVEHSITAIEEPDNEEARSTLLWASTLGISPFANAGRGAGMPLHGIEHPLSGIYDMAHGRGLAILSLPYFKMVILEDRPERLARMGRHCFGVTEEEELAAAHATIEAVQSWYERMGITERLSDFGVTRDALAGMAAEAVTIGGRGAGHLPSSRKLNAEDIVRIYEACL, encoded by the coding sequence ATGTTTCCCTTTGAAGTATCTTTTCCTACCCACATCTACTTTGGCGTTGGCGAACTCAATCGTTTGGGCCAGGCCGCGAAGACATTGGGAAAAAAGGCGCTGCTCGTCACGGGAGGCAATGCTGCAAAGCGTACAGGACTGCTTGATCGGGTACAGTCGCTTTTGCAGGAAGCGGAAGTAGATAGTATTCTTTTTGACAAAATTGAACCCAATCCACGTACGGTTACCGTAGACGCCGGAGCGGCTCTTGCCCGCCTGCATGCGTGCGACTTTGTCCTCGCGGTTGGCGGCGGATCTGTGATGGATGCTTCCAAGGCGATCGCAGCCGCTGCAAAGTCGGGCCGTGCGATCTATGACTATATGCGCGGCAATCCTAGCGGAACAGGCAAAGAGCTCGTCCCTGTTCAAGAGGCTTTGCCGTTACTGACGGTTCCCACTGTTGCTGCGACTGGATCGGAAGCCAATAACATCAGTGTATTGACCCACTGGGACACTCACGAAAAGTCATCCATCAACGGGCCCGCTCTCTATCCCAAGATGGCCATACTCGATCCATCCGCCACCTATACGGTCCCTGCCCGCGTCACCGCCGAGGCGTGTGCGGACATTTTCTCTCATTTATTTGAAAGCTATCTGATCAGCGCAGAGGGTACGCATGTGCAGGACGGCATATCCGAGACCCTCATCCGCCTGGTTGTGGAGCACTCGATCACTGCCATCGAAGAACCTGACAATGAAGAAGCCCGCTCTACCCTGCTGTGGGCCAGTACCCTCGGGATCAGCCCCTTTGCCAATGCAGGCCGAGGCGCGGGTATGCCCTTGCATGGCATCGAGCATCCTTTGAGCGGCATCTACGACATGGCACATGGACGCGGCCTCGCGATTTTGTCTCTTCCTTATTTTAAGATGGTGATCCTCGAAGATCGTCCAGAAAGACTGGCTCGAATGGGGCGTCATTGCTTTGGCGTGACGGAAGAAGAGGAGCTGGCGGCCGCCCATGCCACGATCGAAGCGGTGCAAAGCTGGTATGAACGCATGGGCATTACCGAGCGCTTGTCCGATTTTGGAGTTACTCGTGACGCACTGGCGGGAATGGCTGCAGAGGCTGTGACCATCGGCGGTCGCGGCGCCGGTCATTTGCCCAGCTCTCGCAAGCTGAACGCGGAGGACATCGTGAGAATCTACGAGGCATGCTTATAA
- the purC gene encoding phosphoribosylaminoimidazolesuccinocarboxamide synthase, giving the protein MEKQEQLYEGKAKRIYRTSTPDQYWVEYKDDATAFNGEKRAQITGKGELNNRITAIFFTMLKERGIDNHFIRLLSATEQVVRKVEIIPLEVVVRNIAAGSLAKRLGMKEGTVLPQPVVEFYYKDDALGDPLVNASHIKVLGIASESDQATLERMGLAVNEVLRPYLRERNITLVDFKLEFGKTADGEILLADEISPDTCRFWDSETNEKLDKDRFRRDLGNVEEAYQEMLKRLGGDVHV; this is encoded by the coding sequence GTGGAAAAACAGGAACAACTCTACGAAGGTAAGGCGAAACGTATTTATCGGACATCGACGCCTGATCAATACTGGGTGGAGTACAAAGACGACGCAACTGCATTTAACGGAGAAAAAAGAGCGCAGATCACGGGAAAAGGTGAACTGAACAACCGGATTACCGCAATCTTTTTCACCATGCTGAAAGAGCGTGGGATCGACAACCATTTCATCCGCCTGTTGTCAGCCACTGAGCAGGTCGTTCGCAAAGTGGAAATTATCCCGCTGGAAGTAGTCGTCCGCAATATCGCAGCAGGATCGTTGGCAAAACGCCTCGGCATGAAGGAAGGGACCGTCCTTCCGCAGCCTGTTGTCGAGTTCTACTACAAAGACGATGCTTTGGGAGATCCGCTGGTGAATGCGTCCCACATCAAAGTGTTGGGGATCGCGAGCGAAAGCGACCAGGCTACCTTGGAGCGAATGGGCCTCGCAGTCAATGAAGTGCTGCGTCCATACCTGCGGGAGCGCAATATCACACTGGTTGATTTTAAATTGGAGTTTGGCAAAACTGCGGACGGAGAAATTCTCCTCGCCGATGAAATATCGCCGGACACGTGCCGGTTCTGGGACTCAGAAACAAATGAAAAGCTGGATAAAGACCGATTCCGTCGGGATTTGGGCAATGTAGAAGAAGCGTATCAAGAAATGTTGAAAAGATTGGGAGGAGACGTACATGTTTAA
- the purS gene encoding phosphoribosylformylglycinamidine synthase subunit PurS, with the protein MFKAIVYVTLRESVLDPQGHAVKGALHSLGFDEVSNVRIGKYMELELGTNDRAQAEERVREMSEKLLANTVVEDYRFEIVEG; encoded by the coding sequence ATGTTTAAAGCTATCGTATATGTCACTTTGCGCGAGAGCGTTTTGGACCCGCAAGGACACGCAGTAAAGGGTGCCCTGCATTCCCTCGGTTTTGATGAAGTAAGCAATGTGCGCATCGGAAAATACATGGAGCTCGAGCTGGGTACAAACGACCGCGCCCAAGCTGAAGAGCGCGTGCGTGAAATGTCTGAAAAGCTTCTGGCCAATACGGTGGTTGAAGACTATCGCTTTGAGATCGTGGAGGGCTAA
- the purQ gene encoding phosphoribosylformylglycinamidine synthase subunit PurQ, which translates to MRVAVIVFPGSNADIDLHNAVEDVMGVPVDYVWHSDTDLSQYDAIFLPGGFSYGDYLRCGAVARFSPVIEQVVKAAEEGKLVMGICNGFQILTEVGLLPGALLRNRSLKFRCKLSALRVENNDTPFTRDFAAGEEIHIPIAHGEGNYYCDEETLAALKANGQIVFRYHGENPNGSLEDIAGICNERGNVLGMMPHPERAVHTWMTSDDGRRMFTSILKTWREKSSVTTHA; encoded by the coding sequence ATGCGAGTAGCGGTTATCGTCTTTCCTGGCTCCAATGCCGACATCGATTTGCACAACGCGGTTGAAGATGTCATGGGAGTGCCGGTAGATTACGTATGGCACTCGGATACAGACCTCTCCCAATATGACGCGATCTTTCTGCCAGGTGGATTCTCCTATGGCGATTACCTGCGCTGCGGCGCCGTCGCCCGTTTTTCGCCGGTCATAGAGCAAGTGGTGAAAGCGGCCGAGGAAGGCAAGCTGGTCATGGGGATTTGCAATGGATTCCAGATCCTGACCGAAGTGGGGCTGTTGCCGGGCGCACTTTTGCGCAACCGTTCGCTCAAGTTCCGCTGCAAGCTGTCTGCGCTGCGCGTGGAAAATAACGATACCCCGTTTACCCGCGACTTTGCGGCTGGGGAAGAAATTCATATTCCGATCGCCCATGGCGAAGGAAACTACTACTGTGACGAAGAGACATTGGCTGCGCTCAAAGCGAACGGCCAGATCGTGTTCCGCTATCACGGCGAAAATCCGAATGGTTCTCTTGAAGATATCGCAGGGATCTGCAACGAGCGCGGAAACGTGCTGGGCATGATGCCTCACCCGGAGCGTGCCGTCCATACTTGGATGACTTCCGATGACGGACGCCGCATGTTTACCTCGATCCTGAAGACGTGGAGGGAAAAAAGCAGTGTCACAACTCACGCATAA
- the purL gene encoding phosphoribosylformylglycinamidine synthase subunit PurL has translation MSQLTHKEPTAQQIADQKLYREIGLTDEEYNRVVDIIGRKPNWTETGLYSVMWSEHCSYKNSKPVLRRFPTKGPRVLQGPGEGAGIVDIGDNQAVVFKIESHNHPSAIEPYQGAATGVGGIIRDVFSMGARPIALLNSLRFGELKTPRVNYLFEHVVAGIAGYGNCIGIPTVGGEVNFDPTYEGNPLVNAMCVGLIDHEKIQKGVASGIGNPVIYVGASTGRDGIHGATFASEELTEESEKKRPAVQVGDPFMEKLLLEACLELIDTGIVVGIQDMGAAGLTSSSSEMASKAGNGIEMNLDLVPQREAGMSAYEMMLSESQERMLVVVEKGKEAEAIAIFDKWGLASAVVGKVTEDSMLRLLHKGEVVAEVPVNSLADEAPVYHRPSAVPAYYEANANVDAVAAINQPADLNETLKSLLAQPTVANKAWVYEQYDHIVRANTAVKPGSDAAVVMVRGTRKALAMSTDCNGRYVYLDPKAGGAIAVAESARNVVCSGAEPLAITDCLNFGSPEKPEVFWQFEKACEGMSEACVALDSPVIGGNVSFYNERSGDAIYPTPTVGMVGLITDVDHITTQDFKNEGDAIILLGETFAELGGSEYQKLATGAISGRPPQIDLAKEAAVQKLTLAAIRGGLVTSAHDLSEGGLGVALAESCFGKNLGAKVTLESALRPDVLLFSESQSRILLSASIDKVEALLALAKEHGVPAHQIGTIGGDELVISVNGTEAVNASIQEVKAAWKDAIPCLIG, from the coding sequence GTGTCACAACTCACGCATAAAGAACCGACAGCGCAGCAAATTGCCGATCAAAAGCTCTATCGCGAGATCGGACTGACGGATGAAGAATACAATCGGGTAGTGGATATTATCGGCCGTAAGCCGAACTGGACGGAAACCGGTCTTTACAGCGTCATGTGGTCAGAGCACTGCTCGTACAAAAACTCCAAGCCAGTACTGCGCCGCTTCCCGACCAAGGGTCCTCGCGTTTTGCAAGGTCCAGGGGAAGGTGCGGGTATCGTAGATATCGGCGACAACCAGGCTGTCGTATTCAAAATCGAGAGCCATAACCACCCGTCCGCGATCGAGCCTTACCAAGGTGCGGCTACAGGGGTAGGCGGCATCATCCGTGACGTGTTCTCCATGGGCGCGCGTCCGATTGCACTCCTCAACTCGCTTCGTTTCGGGGAACTGAAGACTCCTCGTGTGAATTATTTGTTCGAGCACGTCGTTGCAGGGATCGCCGGCTACGGCAACTGCATCGGGATTCCGACTGTGGGCGGCGAAGTGAACTTCGACCCGACCTACGAAGGCAACCCGCTGGTAAACGCGATGTGCGTGGGTCTCATCGACCATGAGAAAATCCAAAAGGGTGTTGCGTCCGGCATCGGCAACCCGGTGATCTACGTAGGCGCAAGCACAGGCCGCGATGGTATTCACGGGGCGACCTTCGCATCCGAAGAGCTAACCGAAGAATCGGAGAAAAAACGCCCAGCCGTACAAGTGGGCGATCCGTTCATGGAAAAACTGCTGCTCGAAGCGTGTCTGGAACTGATCGACACCGGTATCGTCGTAGGGATTCAGGACATGGGAGCGGCAGGACTCACCAGCTCCAGCTCCGAGATGGCTTCCAAAGCGGGCAACGGGATCGAGATGAATCTGGATCTGGTTCCGCAGCGCGAAGCAGGCATGTCCGCGTATGAAATGATGCTGTCAGAATCCCAAGAGCGTATGCTCGTCGTCGTGGAAAAGGGCAAGGAAGCGGAAGCAATCGCGATTTTCGATAAATGGGGCTTGGCCTCTGCTGTCGTGGGTAAAGTAACAGAAGACAGCATGCTGCGTCTGCTGCACAAAGGCGAGGTAGTGGCCGAGGTGCCGGTAAACAGTCTCGCAGACGAAGCGCCTGTCTACCATCGTCCATCGGCAGTTCCTGCTTACTACGAAGCAAATGCCAACGTGGATGCGGTAGCGGCGATCAACCAGCCTGCTGATCTGAATGAAACGCTGAAAAGCTTGCTGGCACAGCCGACGGTAGCGAACAAAGCATGGGTGTATGAGCAGTACGATCACATCGTGCGTGCCAATACTGCAGTCAAGCCTGGCTCTGATGCTGCAGTCGTCATGGTTCGCGGCACACGCAAGGCATTGGCAATGAGCACTGATTGCAACGGCCGTTATGTGTACCTGGATCCAAAAGCGGGCGGCGCGATCGCAGTGGCGGAATCTGCACGCAACGTCGTTTGCTCCGGTGCTGAGCCGCTGGCCATCACAGACTGCCTGAACTTCGGCAGCCCGGAAAAGCCTGAGGTGTTCTGGCAATTTGAAAAAGCGTGCGAGGGCATGAGTGAAGCCTGCGTGGCGCTGGATTCGCCGGTCATCGGCGGCAATGTCTCTTTCTACAATGAGCGCAGCGGTGACGCGATCTACCCGACTCCAACCGTGGGCATGGTAGGTCTCATCACGGATGTTGACCATATTACGACGCAAGACTTCAAAAACGAAGGCGACGCGATCATCCTCTTGGGTGAAACATTCGCGGAGCTGGGTGGCTCTGAATACCAAAAGCTGGCGACAGGCGCTATCTCCGGCCGTCCGCCGCAAATCGATCTGGCAAAAGAAGCAGCGGTGCAAAAGCTGACGCTGGCTGCGATTCGAGGTGGACTCGTCACGTCTGCGCACGACCTGTCTGAAGGCGGTCTGGGTGTTGCACTGGCTGAATCCTGCTTCGGTAAAAACCTCGGCGCGAAGGTGACGCTGGAATCTGCACTGCGACCGGACGTGCTCCTGTTCAGCGAATCGCAATCCCGCATTTTGCTCAGCGCCTCCATCGATAAAGTGGAAGCCCTGCTGGCCCTGGCAAAAGAACATGGCGTACCTGCACACCAAATCGGAACCATCGGCGGAGATGAGCTGGTCATCAGCGTGAACGGTACAGAAGCGGTCAACGCTTCCATTCAAGAGGTGAAAGCAGCCTGGAAGGATGCGATTCCATGTTTGATCGGATAA
- the purF gene encoding amidophosphoribosyltransferase, with product MFDRIIWDELNEECGVFGIYNHREAPQLTYLGLHALQHRGQESAGICASDGEKWYKHRGMGLVAEAFGKGDLEKFKGHIAIGHTRYTTAGSSKIENAQPLFFRYAQGSMAVAHNGNLVNAALLRKELEAKGSIFQTTSDTEVIAHLIARSERTDLPGAVKDALQHIKGAYALCVMNERQLVIALDPNGLRPLSLGRLGDAVCVASETCAFDIIGAEYWRDVQPGELIVVDENGIVESTHTEKTQRSMCIFEYIYFARPDSDIDGINVHMARKRLGKQLAAESAIDADVIIGVPDSSISAAIGFAETTGIPYEIGLIKNRYVGRTFIQPSQELRERAVHMKLSAVRKVVEGKRVVMIDDSIVRGTTSNRIVRMLREAGAKEVHVRISSPPVMNPCFYGIDTSTRDELIAATKSVEEIRQAIEADSLAFLSVEGMQEAIGRKDSTAPNNGHCLACFTGQYPTEIDFEEALPALKC from the coding sequence ATGTTTGATCGGATAATCTGGGACGAACTGAATGAAGAATGCGGCGTCTTTGGCATCTACAACCACAGGGAAGCTCCCCAGCTGACATACTTGGGGCTGCACGCTTTGCAGCATCGCGGTCAGGAGAGCGCAGGCATCTGCGCCTCCGACGGCGAAAAGTGGTATAAGCATCGCGGGATGGGACTCGTGGCGGAGGCGTTTGGCAAAGGCGATCTGGAGAAGTTCAAAGGCCATATCGCCATCGGCCACACTCGCTACACGACGGCTGGCTCGAGCAAAATCGAGAATGCACAGCCGCTCTTTTTCCGCTATGCGCAAGGCAGCATGGCTGTCGCTCACAACGGAAACCTCGTAAATGCAGCCTTACTGCGTAAAGAGCTGGAGGCAAAAGGCTCCATTTTTCAAACCACAAGTGATACCGAAGTCATTGCGCACCTGATCGCCCGCTCCGAGAGAACGGATCTTCCGGGAGCGGTGAAGGATGCTTTGCAGCACATCAAAGGCGCTTATGCGCTCTGTGTGATGAATGAGCGCCAGCTGGTGATTGCCCTTGATCCAAACGGTCTGCGCCCGCTGTCCCTGGGACGTTTGGGCGACGCAGTCTGTGTGGCGTCCGAGACCTGTGCTTTTGACATTATCGGCGCCGAGTACTGGCGTGACGTCCAACCGGGCGAGCTGATTGTCGTCGATGAAAACGGCATCGTGGAAAGCACTCATACCGAAAAGACACAGCGTTCGATGTGCATCTTTGAATACATTTACTTTGCACGCCCCGACAGCGATATCGACGGGATCAACGTGCATATGGCGCGCAAACGCCTGGGCAAGCAGCTTGCCGCAGAATCTGCGATTGATGCGGATGTCATCATCGGTGTGCCGGATTCCAGCATTTCTGCTGCGATCGGCTTTGCCGAAACGACTGGCATTCCGTACGAGATCGGTCTGATCAAGAACCGCTATGTCGGTCGTACGTTTATCCAACCAAGCCAGGAGCTGCGTGAACGCGCGGTTCACATGAAGCTGTCTGCTGTGCGCAAGGTCGTCGAAGGCAAACGCGTCGTGATGATCGATGACTCCATCGTACGCGGCACGACCAGCAACCGCATTGTCCGCATGCTGCGCGAAGCAGGTGCCAAGGAAGTGCATGTGCGCATCAGTTCACCGCCCGTCATGAATCCGTGCTTTTACGGAATCGATACTTCGACGCGTGACGAGCTGATCGCGGCCACCAAATCCGTAGAGGAAATTCGCCAGGCGATCGAGGCTGATTCGCTCGCGTTCCTGTCTGTAGAAGGAATGCAGGAAGCGATTGGCCGAAAAGATTCGACGGCTCCAAATAACGGTCATTGCCTCGCTTGCTTTACCGGGCAATATCCAACCGAGATTGATTTTGAAGAAGCGCTGCCGGCTCTCAAGTGCTAA
- the purM gene encoding phosphoribosylformylglycinamidine cyclo-ligase produces the protein MSEAYKQAGVDIDAGNEAVERMKKHVKRTFRPEVLTDLGGFGALFRMDTKKYEKPVLVSGTDGVGTKLKLAFAMDKHDTIGIDAVAMCVNDVVVQGAEPLFFLDYLAVDKVIPEKIEAIVKGIADGCSQAGCSLIGGETAEMPGMYAEGEYDIAGFTVGVVDESKMITGSTVAVGDVLIGLASSGVHSNGFSLVRKVLLADKGMSLHDHVDVLGKKLGEELLTPTRIYVKQVLSVLETHEVKALAHITGGGFTENIPRVLPEGTQAVIDVGSWPVLPIFQLVQEAGDISYPDMYKTFNMGIGMMLVVKPEDAVSVIEKLQELGEQPYLIGNIQAGERKVVYNGVEW, from the coding sequence ATGAGTGAAGCATATAAACAAGCAGGCGTCGACATTGATGCGGGGAATGAAGCAGTCGAACGCATGAAAAAGCATGTGAAGCGGACATTCCGTCCCGAGGTACTGACCGATTTGGGCGGTTTCGGAGCGCTGTTCCGCATGGATACCAAGAAATATGAAAAACCGGTTCTCGTGTCAGGTACAGACGGAGTAGGCACGAAGCTGAAGCTGGCGTTTGCCATGGATAAGCACGACACCATCGGCATCGACGCAGTGGCGATGTGCGTGAATGACGTGGTCGTTCAAGGCGCAGAGCCGCTCTTTTTCCTCGATTACCTGGCTGTCGACAAGGTCATTCCCGAGAAGATCGAAGCGATCGTCAAAGGAATTGCGGACGGCTGCTCGCAAGCAGGCTGCTCCCTGATCGGCGGGGAAACAGCCGAAATGCCAGGCATGTACGCGGAGGGAGAGTACGATATCGCAGGATTTACCGTAGGTGTAGTCGATGAAAGCAAAATGATCACCGGTTCCACCGTAGCGGTGGGCGATGTGTTGATCGGGCTTGCATCCAGCGGCGTGCACAGCAACGGTTTTTCTCTCGTGCGCAAGGTGCTGCTCGCAGACAAAGGCATGTCGCTGCATGATCACGTAGACGTTCTGGGCAAAAAACTGGGCGAAGAGCTGCTGACCCCGACTCGCATTTACGTGAAGCAGGTGCTGTCCGTACTGGAAACGCATGAAGTCAAGGCGCTCGCTCACATCACAGGCGGCGGCTTTACCGAAAACATCCCGCGTGTGCTTCCGGAAGGCACGCAAGCCGTGATCGATGTCGGTTCCTGGCCTGTGCTGCCCATCTTCCAGCTGGTTCAGGAAGCGGGCGACATCTCTTATCCTGACATGTACAAAACCTTCAACATGGGGATCGGCATGATGCTGGTCGTAAAACCAGAGGACGCGGTATCCGTCATCGAAAAGCTCCAAGAGCTGGGTGAGCAGCCGTACTTGATCGGGAACATTCAAGCAGGTGAACGCAAGGTCGTGTACAACGGGGTGGAGTGGTGA
- the purN gene encoding phosphoribosylglycinamide formyltransferase: MVKKVAIFASGSGSNFEAIVQAVQSGKLNGVEVSLLVCDKPGAKVLERAERLGIEAFVFGPKAYADKSAFEAEIVAQLQQRDVSLVVLAGYMRLVGETLLAAYEGRIINLHPSLLPAFTGKDAIGQALAYGVKITGVTVHVVDAGLDTGPIIAQIPVAVQENDTPETLAARIHEVEHGLLVEVISWLADGRVKLTGRHVQLT, translated from the coding sequence GTGGTGAAAAAGGTAGCCATCTTTGCCTCGGGCAGCGGTTCCAACTTTGAGGCGATCGTGCAAGCCGTGCAAAGCGGGAAGCTGAACGGTGTAGAAGTCTCGCTCCTGGTATGCGACAAGCCAGGGGCAAAGGTTTTGGAGCGGGCGGAGCGCCTGGGGATTGAAGCCTTTGTGTTCGGGCCCAAGGCGTATGCGGATAAATCAGCCTTTGAAGCGGAAATCGTCGCGCAACTGCAGCAGCGTGATGTCTCCCTTGTGGTTCTGGCAGGGTACATGCGACTCGTTGGCGAGACGCTGCTGGCCGCTTATGAAGGCCGTATCATCAATCTGCACCCATCCCTTCTGCCGGCATTTACAGGCAAGGATGCGATCGGTCAAGCACTCGCCTACGGGGTAAAGATAACAGGAGTAACGGTACACGTGGTGGACGCCGGTCTCGATACCGGACCGATCATCGCGCAGATTCCTGTGGCCGTGCAAGAAAACGACACGCCAGAGACGCTGGCAGCACGCATCCATGAAGTGGAGCATGGCCTCCTCGTCGAGGTCATCAGCTGGCTGGCGGATGGGCGTGTAAAGCTGACGGGGCGTCATGTCCAGCTGACGTAA